From Mycteria americana isolate JAX WOST 10 ecotype Jacksonville Zoo and Gardens chromosome 4, USCA_MyAme_1.0, whole genome shotgun sequence, one genomic window encodes:
- the NEUROG2 gene encoding neurogenin-2 codes for MLVKAEGLAPPAEDELLLLGLASPAPSPSLPSSAEEEEEEEEEEEEEEELRAASPARPVEAPGARGLRRLEGKRRPGRTRGAPRTARTAETAQRIKRSRRLKANNRERNRMHNLNAALDALRDVLPTFPEDAKLTKIETLRFAHNYIWALTETLRLAGAARLGPEAAAGGGGPGTGEGSPSPASSWSGGSASPAPSASPYACTLSPASPAGSASDAEHWPPAPGRFAPPVPVPVPRRCL; via the coding sequence ATGCTGGTGAAGGCGGAGGGCCTGGCGCCGCCGGCCGAGGacgagctgctgctgctgggcctgGCCTCGCCCGCCCCCTCGCCCTCGCTGCCGTCCagcgccgaggaggaggaggaggaggaagaagaggaggaggaggaggaggagctgcgggCCGCCTCGCCGGCGCGACCCGTCGAGGCGCCGggcgcccgggggctgcggcggctggAGGGGAAGCGGCGGCCGGGGCGGacccgcggagccccgcggaCGGCTCGGACGGCGGAGACGGCGCAGCGCATCAAGCGGAGCCGGCGGCTGAAGGCCAACAACCGGGAGCGCAACCGCATGCACAACCTGAACGCGGCGCTGGACGCCCTCCGCGACGTGCTGCCCACCTTCCCCGAGGACGCCAAGCTCACCAAGATCGAGACGCTCCGCTTCGCCCACAACTACATCTGGGCCCTCACCGAGACCCTGCGGctggccggggcggcgcggctcggccccgaggcggcggcgggcgggggggggccgggcaccgGGGAGGGCAGCCCCTCGCCTGCCTCCTCCTGGAGCGGCGgctccgccagccccgcgccctcCGCCTCCCCGTACGCCTGCACTTTatcccccgccagccccgccggctccgccTCGGACGCCGAGCActggccgcccgccccgggccgcttcgccccgccggtgccggtgccggtgccccgcCGCTGCCTCTag